From Erigeron canadensis isolate Cc75 chromosome 8, C_canadensis_v1, whole genome shotgun sequence, one genomic window encodes:
- the LOC122578635 gene encoding large ribosomal RNA subunit accumulation protein YCED homolog 2, chloroplastic isoform X2, which produces MGMGYCIPGTLTTSLPASNSTHTKSLSFCRYTLSASIQKNNIPLIGKKAGRRLIRISTAEGKWQGSWNADYSFSLRDLQLEDLVEDGDPNNTRVFVSLSIERHAGFGLSVDGAIDTSFTRKCSNCSLPYCRQISTNFNVWVLSTTKDGDSNQLPEIGGDDPSVIYVKPGCEADLDSLIQDTIRLTTSVNVRMTGTHVDDHCSVFSRKSAQIFVTNQNMG; this is translated from the exons ATGGGAATGGGATACTGCATTCCAGGAACCTTAACAACATCTCTACCTGCTTCAAATTCAACACACACCAAATCACTCAGCTTCTGTAGATACACTCTTTCTGCTTCCATTCAGAAAAACAATATCCCACTG ATAGGAAAAAAGGCAGGAAGAAGGCTGATACGAATCTCGACAGCAGAAGGAAAATGGCAAGGAAGCTGGAATGCTGACTATAGCTTCTCACTTAGAGACCTACAATTGGAAGATTTAGTTGAAGATGGTGATCCTAATAACACACGAGTATTCGTGTCTCTATCTATTGAAAGG CATGCAGGCTTTGGGCTTTCGGTTGATGGGGCAATTGACACATCATTCACCCGAAAGTGTAGCAATTGCTCTTTGCCTTATTGCAGACAG ATTTCCACCAACTTCAACGTCTGGGTTCTTTCAACTACCAAAGATGGTGACTCAAATCAGCTGCCTGAAATCGGCGGCGACGATCCATCA GTCATCTATGTTAAGCCAGGATGTGAAGCAGATTTGGACTCGTTGATACAGGACACAATTAGGCTGACCACTTCCGTGAATGTAAGGATGACAGGCACTCATGTAGAT GATCATTGCTCTGTGTTTTCCAGGAAATCTGCTCAGATTTTTGTGACAAATCAGAACATGGGTTGA
- the LOC122579027 gene encoding uncharacterized protein LOC122579027, translated as MKSPAAVPNPHLRRCSSLELLVFCLIIIFLIQSVGSTSSKKETVEWQMLTKHNFSSQVRLNPHILVIVTVPWSGECRSLMKELTHMVTKNKEEFRTLKLMFLHKNHDKMLADALGATMEINIICYRHSLPYKYQGILRVQSILSSVRYLMSLLPEELPLKSLQTVEDLTTFLKSTDKALLVLEFCGWTPKLMAKVMNNVSEIAFGVSPGTGLYGEHDEIHSVDEKKNQGMENKKITCDVNDQFSGLPVLGEFTPLNRSAFLEAEKVSSIDEASCSFEEFQLFESSLYNITSFVREFFLPPERLKFGLVSERSLISSLGVGDTGSWLMMLYSSGCPSCAKVFRGGSDLKRIIEMNASPAMELKGDENGFDIGLPADRPSVLLFIDRSSDSLKIRRKSMDSLTVLRELALPNHVPSKMTTQNIVGSHRTISRPPKLELSISSQKATALSDKITIMAMKEGDRITIDDVASNLQGSSLQEVLTYVLQQKKQRKLSSLAKDLGFQLLSDDLDITMSETEPQSIKGSIGSGNDFDKDQISHGNDIVNGEHDTLSKHTKVESSVEDDDLISVDTSAQFSVKTEDHYREEFVASFEYDNVEKGSIFNCSFFFVDGQYRLLEALTGTLKIPSLVIVDPLSHQHYVYPEEANFGYSSLSGYLQLFFNGSLLPYRRSKSVVFDSKETPRPPFVNQDFHEVDSIPRVSALTFMELVVGNRSGSYAENAWKKDVLVLFTSSWCGFCLRTELVVREIYRAFKGYGNMVKSQFRNEQSSSRNDGINNTNLKLPMIYTIDCVESDCSSLLKSSTKRDFYPSLLLYPAERKEAISYDRDISAFNIIKFIADQGGNSHWIYQEQGVLWSEPEHGVWNEKQFEVTSEPLTDEDVLLSKENNEILLKDRTQTQKLEIKSNQVKPNTPRDFSGSGHKILPGSILAATQKLQNVYPFSRSKILMVKVNESIGFEGVIINKLISWDSITELEEGLESLKEAPISYGGPVITRGMPLVSLTRQSFKNEHPEVLPDIYFLDQLATNNLMQHLKSHNRSMTDYWFFVGYSAWGWNQLFDEIADGSWNISDGAVEQFKWPMT; from the exons ATGAAAAGCCCTGCGGCGGTTCCAAACCCGCATCTCCGCCGCTGTTCATCACTGGAACTCCTTGTATTCTGCCTCATTATCATCTTTTTAATCCAATCGGTTGGCTCCACCAGCAGTAAAAAAGAAACAGTTGAATGGCAAATGCTCACGAAACACAATTTCTCTTCTCAAGTTCGCTTAAATCCTCATATCCTTGTCATCGTCACCGTTCCGT GGTCTGGCGAGTGTCGATCTCTTATGAAGGAATTAACCCACATGGTCACAAAAAATAAAGAGGAATTTAGAACTCTGAAGTTGATGTTccttcataaaaatcatgataaGATGCTGGCAGATGCTCTCGGTGCTACGAtggaaataaatataatatgttacCGTCATTCTTTGCCGTACAAGTATCAAGGAATACTTCGGGTTCAAAGCATATTGTCATCTGTTCGTTATCTTATGTCACTTTTGCCTGAAGAACTCCCTCTTAAGTCTTTACAAACTGTGGAGGACCTAACAACCTTCCTTAAGTCAACGGATAAGGCTTTACTTGTTTTGGAGTTCTGTGGATGGACACCCAAACTGATGGCCAAGGTCATGAATAATGTGTCTGAAATCGCTTTTG GTGTTTCTCCGGGGACAGGTTTATATGGAGAACATGATGAAATACATTCAGTTGATGAGAAGAAAAATCAG ggtatggaaaacaaaaagattACATGTGATGTAAATGATCAGTTTAGTGGACTTCCTGTGCTTGGTGAATTCACTCCTCTCAATAGGAGTGCTTTCTTGGAGGCTGAAAAAGTGAGCTCCATAGATGAAGCTTCTTGCAGTTTTGAGGAGTTTCAGCTATTTGAGTCTTCCTTATACAATATTACTAGTTTTGTCAGAGAGTTCTTTCTGCCTCCTGAAAGGCTAAAGTTTGGTTTAGTGTCTGAGAGATCGCTAATTTCATCTCTAGGTGTTGGAGACACTGGTTCGTGGCTGATGATGCTTTACTCTAGTGGATGTCCTAGCTGTGCTAAGGTTTTCAGAGGAGGAAGTGATCTCAAAAGAATCATAGAGATGAATGCATCACCTGCTATGGAG CTTAAAGGTGATGAAAATGGTTTTGATATTGGTTTACCAGCTGATAGGCCATCAGTACTCCTTTTCATAGACAGATCATCTGATTCCttgaagattagaagaaagAGTATGGATTCTCTTACGGTCTTAAGAGAACTAGCACTGCCTAATCATGTTCCATCTAAAATGACTACCCAAAACATTGTCGGCTCACATAGGACTATTTCGCGGCCTCCTAAGTTAGAGCTGTCAATATCATCTCAAAAGGCAACTGCATTATCAGATAAAATAACTATTATGGCCATGAAAGAGGGTGATCGTATTACTATTGATGATGTTGCATCAAACTTGCAAGGTAGTTCCCTGCAAGAGGTCTTGACATATGTTCTTCAGCagaagaaacaaagaaaattgAGTTCACTTGCTAAAGATCTAGGCTTTCAGCTACTCTCTGATGATCTTGATATTACCATGTCAGAAACAGAGCCCCAATCTATCAAAGGTTCTATTGGCAGCGGCAATGATTTTGATAAGGATCAGATATCACATGGGAATGATATCGTCAATGGGGAGCATGATACTTTATCAAAACATACTAAAGTAGAATCTTCTGTGGAGGATGATGATCTGATATCTGTCGATACAAGTGCTCAATTTTCTGTGAAGACTGAAGACCATTACCGAGAGGAATTCGTTGCCAGTTTTGAATATGATAATGTTGAAAAGGGATCCATTTTCAACTGTTCATTTTTCTTTGTTGATGGACAATATCGTTTACTAGAAGCCCTAACGGGAACTTTGAAGATTCCATCATTAGTAATTGTTGATCCTCTTTCACATCAACATTATGTCTATCCCGAAGAGGCCAATTTTGGTTATTCTTCTCTATCTGGTTATCTTCAGTTATTTTTTAACGGAAGTCTTCTACCATATCGACGCTCCAAATCTGTTGTTTTCGACTCTAAAGAGACTCCACGTCCACCATTTGTTAATCAAGATTTTCACGAGGTTGATTCTATACCTCGTGTTAGTGCTCTTACCTTTATGGAGTTGGTTGTTGGTAACCGCTCTGGGTCCTATGCTGAAAATGCTTGGAAGAAGGACGTATTGGTTCTTTTTACTAGTAGTTGGTGCGGGTTCTGTCTGAGAACGGAACTTGTTGTTCGAGAGATATACCGGGCATTCAAAGGTTATGGCAATATGGTGAAAAGTCAATTCAGGAATGAGCAATCCTCATCAAGAAATG ATGGCATAAACAATACTAACTTGAAGCTGCCAATGATCTATACGATAGATTGTGTAGAAAGTGACTGTAGTTCACTATTAAAGTCATCCACTAAG AGGGATTTTTACCCATCTCTGCTGTTATATCCGGCAGAAAGGAAGGAAGCAATCTCTTATGACAGGGATATATCAGCATTCAATATTATAAAGTTTATTGCAGATCAAGGTGGCAATTCTCATTGGATTTACCAGGAGCAAG GTGTTTTGTGGTCTGAACCTGAACATGGAGTGTGGAATGAGAAACAatttgaggttacatcagaacctttgACAGATGAGGACGTTTTACTCTCAAAGGAAAATAATGAGATTCTACTTAAGGACCGGACCCAGACCCAGAAGTTAGAGATCAAAAGCAACCAGGTTAAACCTAATACACCTCGCGATTTCAGTGGATCTGGCCACAAAATACTACCTGGCTCCATACTTGCTGCAACACAAAAACTTCAAAATGTTTATCCATTTTCTAGATCCAAAATTCTCATGGTGAAAGTTAATGAAAGTATTGGATTCGAAGGTGTGATCATCAACAAGCTTATCAGTTGGGATTCCATCACAGAACTCGAGGAGGGATTGGAATCGTTGAAAGAGGCACCAATATCTTATGGTGGTCCTGTCATAACACGTGGAATGCCTCTTGTTTCTCTGACTCGTCAATCATTCAAAAATGAGCATCCTGAAGTTCTACCAGACATCTACTTCCTTGATCAATTGGCTACAAACAATTTGATGCAACATTTAAAGTCACACAATCGGTCTATGACTGATTACTGGTTTTTTGTGGGGTACTCGGCATGGGGTTGGAACCAACTATTTGATGAGATTGCGGATGGATCTTGGAATATAAGTGATGGGGCAGTGGAGCAGTTCAAATGGCCAATGACATGA
- the LOC122578635 gene encoding large ribosomal RNA subunit accumulation protein YCED homolog 2, chloroplastic isoform X1 gives MGMGYCIPGTLTTSLPASNSTHTKSLSFCRYTLSASIQKNNIPLIGKKAGRRLIRISTAEGKWQGSWNADYSFSLRDLQLEDLVEDGDPNNTRVFVSLSIERHAGFGLSVDGAIDTSFTRKCSNCSLPYCRQISTNFNVWVLSTTKDGDSNQLPEIGGDDPSVIYVKPGCEADLDSLIQDTIRLTTSVNEICSDFCDKSEHGLKNISKTKAPTIDKRWSKLLELKKLYQ, from the exons ATGGGAATGGGATACTGCATTCCAGGAACCTTAACAACATCTCTACCTGCTTCAAATTCAACACACACCAAATCACTCAGCTTCTGTAGATACACTCTTTCTGCTTCCATTCAGAAAAACAATATCCCACTG ATAGGAAAAAAGGCAGGAAGAAGGCTGATACGAATCTCGACAGCAGAAGGAAAATGGCAAGGAAGCTGGAATGCTGACTATAGCTTCTCACTTAGAGACCTACAATTGGAAGATTTAGTTGAAGATGGTGATCCTAATAACACACGAGTATTCGTGTCTCTATCTATTGAAAGG CATGCAGGCTTTGGGCTTTCGGTTGATGGGGCAATTGACACATCATTCACCCGAAAGTGTAGCAATTGCTCTTTGCCTTATTGCAGACAG ATTTCCACCAACTTCAACGTCTGGGTTCTTTCAACTACCAAAGATGGTGACTCAAATCAGCTGCCTGAAATCGGCGGCGACGATCCATCA GTCATCTATGTTAAGCCAGGATGTGAAGCAGATTTGGACTCGTTGATACAGGACACAATTAGGCTGACCACTTCCGTGAAT GAAATCTGCTCAGATTTTTGTGACAAATCAGAACATGGGTTGAAAA ATATAAGCAAGACAAAGGCTCCAACTATCGATAAGAGGTGGTCCAAGTTACTAGAGCTAAagaagttatatcaataa
- the LOC122610921 gene encoding pentatricopeptide repeat-containing protein At1g09220, mitochondrial, whose product MKKNYNLLSSLQKHQSNRRSIQQIHAHLITTVPPPSTTLWTTVLRHYSLGDSPEEAFLLYKHHLHTTTAFHSNSFTYAYLIKSCANSDLPGSGSQLHCVTFKCGFQTHVYVQTALVNMYVVCGCIQESRKVFDEMPERNLVTWNVLVTGLAKQGQMVLARSFFDVMRVKNVVSWSGMIDGYTRANQAKEAVMMFRHMIGFNGSVKPTEITVLAVYPAIWNLRSLELCQSVHGYGEKNGFYVRDVRVTNALIDVYSRCGSVHNALRVFEFIERDKKNLVSWTSIISVFAMHGMAMEAVDSFKRMEEVGMKPNRVTFLSILSACSHGGLVEEGLMFFRKMVDDSNIVPDIKHYGCLVDMLARAGRLEEAENMALEVPKDIANAVIWRTLLGACSYYNNVEMGMRISSRIFEMDRRYSGDYVLMSNIFSSVGDYVDSENIRRKMDQMDVCKVPGHSYV is encoded by the coding sequence ATGAAGAAAAACTATAACTTACTATCTTCACTACAAAAACATCAATCCAACCGTCGATCAATCCAACAAATTCACGCTCACTTAATCACCACCGTACCACCACCGTCCACCACCCTTTGGACCACCGTCCTCCGCCACTACTCTCTTGGAGATTCGCCGGAAGAAGCATTTTTGCTCTATAAACACCACCTTCACACCACCACTGCATTTCACAGCAATAGTTTTACCTATGCTTACTTGATCAAATCTTGTGCTAATTCAGACTTACCCGGGTCGGGTTCTCAGCTCCATTGTGTCACTTTCAAATGTGGGTTTCAAACCCATGTTTACGTTCAGACTGCTTTGGTTAACATGTATGTCGTTTGTGGGTGTATTCAAGAATCTCGAAAGGTGTTCGATGAAATGCCTGAGAGAAATTTGGTTACTTGGAATGTTTTGGTTACTGGGTTAGCGAAACAAGGCCAAATGGTGTTGGCTAGATCCTTTTTTGATGTAATGCGGGTTAAGAATGTTGTTTCTTGGAGCGGTATGATTGATGGGTATACACGAGCTAATCAAGCAAAGGAAGCTGTGATGATGTTTCGACATATGATTGGGTTTAATGGGAGTGTTAAGCCGACTGAGATAACTGTTTTAGCAGTTTATCCTGCGATATGGAATCTTAGGTCGTTGGAACTGTGTCAATCGGTTCATGGTTATGGAGAGAAAAATGGATTTTATGTCAGGGATGTACGTGTTACGAATGCTCTTATTGATGTGTATTCCAGGTGTGGGAGTGTGCATAACGCTTTGCGAGTTTTCGAGTTTATAGAAAGGGATAAGAAGAACTTAGTGTCGTGGACGTCAATTATATCTGTGTTTGCAATGCATGGAATGGCAATGGAAGCAGTGGATAGTTTTAAAAGAATGGAGGAAGTTGGGATGAAGCCTAACAGGGTTACTTTCTTGAGCATTCTAAGTGCTTGTAGTCATGGTGGATTAGTTGAAGAAGGGTTGATGTTTTTCAGGAAAATGGTGGATGATTCTAATATTGTGCCAGATATAAAGCATTATGGCTGCTTAGTTGACATGTTGGCGAGAGCAGGGAGGCTAGAAGAAGCAGAGAATATGGCTTTGGAGGTACCGAAGGATATAGCTAATGCTGTCATTTGGAGGACACTGCTTGGGGCATGTAGCTACTATAATAACGTTGAGATGGGGATGAGAATCTCAAGCAGAATATTTGAAATGGACAGACGTTACTCTGGTGATTACGTCCTTATGTCCAACATCTTTTCCAGTGTGGGTGATTATGTTGATTCGGAAAACATTAGGAGAAAAATGGATCAAATGGATGTTTGTAAAGTGCCGGGTCACAGTTACGTTTAA
- the LOC122578884 gene encoding protein S-acyltransferase 11-like, with protein sequence MDSPKQEDHYVTSITEDHETTCWGCGLRLIIAPYAPVFKCGWCGAITNNNARKKENKYYWWRRLRDRCFVIILLLFMLFIIGSGVWAIYPIVFSMSFFCGVFHLTVTCILSISTLSTYVLAAFRSPGAPPLIAWGSYPAVGRGGLADYNFCHVCSKPKPPSTHHCSSCGMCVMNMDHHCPFIGNCVGAGNHRSFILFLISAVTSTFYVSIVSSYVAYHIWPPLRHIPTTVLTRSTIFAVLKESAIPFLISVESLPIRGFVLIYLFFASVSVEIGLAVLLWQQLCYIYEGKTYLSHLSSSSNGNDEVEEKDCQNLVRFFGCPYSATRCVLSFWNSKKRHKK encoded by the exons ATGGATTCACCGAAacag GAGGATCATTATGTAACATCGATAACTGAGGATCACGAGACAACCTGTTGGGGATGTGGACTGCGCCTTATTATTGCACCTTATGCCCCCGTTTTCAAGTGCGGTTGGTGTGGAGCCATTACTAATAACAATGCACGTAAAAAGGAAAATAAGTATTATTGGTGGAGACGTCTTCGAGACAGATGTTTTGTTATTATTCTTTTGCTATTCATGCTTTTCATTATAg GTAGTGGTGTGTGGGCTATATATCCTATTGTATTTTCGATGAGCTTTTTCTGTGGTGTTTTCCATTTGACTGTAACGTGTATCTTGTCAATAAGTACCCTTTCGACGTATGTTCTTGCTGCATTCCGGTCTCCTGGTGCTCCACCGCTTATAGCATGGGGCAGCTACCCAGCCGTGGGAAGAGGTGGTCTTGCGGATTACAACTTTTGTCATGTATGTTCAAAGCCAAAGCCTCCCAGCACTCATCATTGCAGTTCATGTGGAATGTGTGTAATGAATATGGATCATCATTGCCCATTT ATTGGTAATTGTGTTGGTGCGGGTAATCATCGAAGCTTCATCCTCTTCCTTATCTCTGCAGTCACCAGCACTTTCTATGTTTCTATTGTATCATCATATGTCGCATATCATATATGGCCGCCATTACGACACATTCCCACAACTGTTTTGACTAGGTCAACCATTTTTGCAGTGCTCAAAGAAAGTGCGATCCCTTTTCTTATATCTGTGGAGTCTCTACCCATCAGAGGTTTTGTACTCATTTACCTATTCTTTGCCAGTGTTTCTGTTGAAATTGGTTTAGCTGTGCTTTTATGGCAGCAACTCTGCTACATATATGAAGGTAAGACGTATTTGAGTCACTTAAGTTCAAGTTCAAACGGAAATGATGAGGTTGAGGAAAAAGACTGTCAAAATCTTGTTAGGTTTTTTGGTTGCCCTTATTCTGCAACTAGATGTGTACTTAGTTTTTGGAATTCTaagaagagacacaagaagtgA